A section of the Novipirellula artificiosorum genome encodes:
- a CDS encoding DUF6547 family protein, producing MDELPESATVVDVYKRIIDTLVQETRLLASSSDLVESGRYSNAPAHQRFNDFIQSLSFLQRQTLAELLQEERDGAIHDVLAVLSWWVDCHDVGFTYRGEDMPVDLSGMGMHGDYVGRRDGREWPSDEEG from the coding sequence ATGGACGAATTGCCGGAATCAGCGACCGTAGTGGATGTTTACAAACGAATCATCGACACGCTTGTTCAGGAAACACGGTTGTTAGCTTCGAGCTCGGACCTTGTGGAATCGGGCCGCTACTCAAACGCTCCCGCACACCAGCGATTCAACGATTTCATCCAGTCGCTTTCCTTTCTACAGCGGCAGACCTTGGCGGAACTGCTGCAAGAGGAACGCGATGGTGCCATCCACGATGTTTTGGCCGTACTTTCCTGGTGGGTCGACTGCCACGATGTGGGTTTTACCTATCGAGGCGAGGACATGCCGGTTGATCTCAGCGGCATGGGCATGCACGGGGACTATGTCGGTCGACGCGATGGCCGGGAGTGGCCGTCAGACGAGGAAGGGTGA
- a CDS encoding DUF2314 domain-containing protein, whose amino-acid sequence MTHDWEFDDPPEAACFTTTFVLQGSPILRVFHDYDGDWQFHGHADQPADDSTVQVVALGQVVQLDASVGILHDLPCGWAAERDSPDCEWRRFKDTPFPSFPENGYYLEDAVWLSEYRNDVNPPSKDEIEQLDVGDFVKLVFRFADEMDDREDGQCERMWVEITGFDDDGYFVGTIENDPQHDATKYGESLSFHPLHVAEIYVDE is encoded by the coding sequence ATGACGCACGACTGGGAATTCGACGATCCACCTGAAGCGGCTTGCTTCACCACGACGTTTGTATTGCAGGGCTCGCCGATTCTCAGAGTCTTTCATGACTACGATGGCGATTGGCAATTTCACGGGCATGCTGACCAGCCTGCGGATGACTCGACCGTTCAAGTGGTGGCCTTAGGACAAGTTGTCCAACTCGACGCGTCAGTAGGGATACTCCACGACCTTCCCTGCGGTTGGGCGGCCGAGCGCGACAGTCCCGACTGCGAATGGCGGCGTTTCAAAGACACACCGTTCCCGAGTTTTCCAGAAAATGGTTATTACCTCGAGGATGCCGTGTGGCTCTCCGAGTATCGGAATGACGTTAATCCGCCTTCGAAGGATGAAATCGAGCAGTTGGACGTTGGCGATTTTGTCAAGCTGGTCTTTCGGTTTGCCGACGAGATGGATGACCGCGAGGATGGTCAGTGCGAGCGGATGTGGGTGGAGATCACAGGATTCGACGACGATGGTTACTTTGTCGGTACGATCGAAAACGATCCTCAGCACGACGCCACTAAGTACGGCGAGAGCTTATCGTTTCATCCTCTTCACGTCGCTGAAATTTATGTGGACGAGTGA
- a CDS encoding SMI1/KNR4 family protein, with protein MPTTIEAIREDLELCRRAKRKPKIFGAETHRFTLNPIVRNSEVSKFEVKHGIELPEGYRRFITELGNGGAGPYYGLFKFREMDDCYSSQRWKENDGFVGTLAKPFPHTKAWNDLPEYPGEDEIQDEDLHEAEVERIDRIYWNPEHVNGAIPICHQGCALRNWLVVTGPEAGNVWEDLRADEGGLVPAKRKRKSRMTFLEWYDDWLQQAVATLPKPKPRKSIPKP; from the coding sequence ATGCCCACTACCATCGAAGCAATTCGCGAAGATCTTGAACTGTGCCGACGCGCCAAGCGGAAGCCCAAGATCTTTGGTGCCGAAACACATCGTTTCACTCTGAATCCCATCGTGCGGAATTCGGAGGTCAGCAAGTTCGAAGTAAAACATGGAATTGAGCTTCCGGAGGGCTATCGCCGATTCATCACCGAACTCGGAAATGGTGGAGCTGGCCCGTATTACGGACTATTTAAGTTCCGCGAAATGGATGATTGCTACTCATCCCAGCGCTGGAAGGAAAACGATGGCTTTGTCGGCACGCTAGCCAAACCGTTTCCCCACACAAAAGCGTGGAATGATTTGCCGGAATATCCAGGCGAAGATGAGATTCAAGATGAAGATCTGCACGAGGCAGAAGTAGAACGGATCGACAGGATCTATTGGAATCCGGAGCACGTGAACGGCGCGATTCCCATCTGCCATCAAGGTTGTGCGCTCCGCAACTGGCTAGTTGTGACTGGCCCTGAAGCGGGAAACGTTTGGGAGGATCTGCGCGCAGATGAAGGCGGACTGGTGCCAGCGAAACGGAAACGCAAGAGTCGCATGACGTTTCTGGAGTGGTATGATGATTGGCTGCAGCAAGCCGTCGCCACGCTTCCTAAGCCAAAGCCGCGCAAGAGCATCCCCAAACCGTGA
- a CDS encoding DUF2695 domain-containing protein: protein MSSKKDRKAQRQEAAIREQRRRWDETAAASPLSRHQLDSLLDYLAEQIVANGHDDTLRYTQQWLGTNGLPVEETLEFLVRHRFRSDFEVALNADPNALFGPTDDRIARMPIPEEALEALIEWVDQKVQLNGCDHSSRFARQWLTDNGYPLAPTEFALLAQGGGCDCEIVLNLESANIYPTFNREIT from the coding sequence ATGTCCTCGAAAAAAGACCGCAAGGCACAGCGCCAAGAAGCCGCGATTCGAGAGCAGCGCCGCCGTTGGGACGAAACGGCCGCAGCCTCTCCTTTGTCTCGGCACCAACTGGACTCGCTGCTCGACTATTTGGCGGAACAGATCGTTGCAAATGGTCATGACGATACCTTGCGGTACACGCAACAATGGTTAGGCACGAACGGTTTGCCTGTCGAGGAGACGTTGGAGTTCCTGGTCCGCCACAGATTTCGTAGCGACTTTGAAGTCGCGTTGAATGCTGATCCCAATGCGCTGTTTGGTCCAACTGACGATCGAATCGCACGGATGCCCATTCCAGAAGAGGCGTTGGAAGCGCTCATCGAATGGGTTGATCAAAAGGTCCAATTAAACGGTTGCGATCACTCCTCCCGATTTGCTCGGCAATGGCTTACAGACAATGGCTATCCGCTAGCACCAACGGAATTCGCACTGCTCGCACAGGGCGGCGGATGCGATTGTGAGATCGTCTTGAATCTGGAGTCAGCGAACATTTACCCAACATTCAACCGAGAGATCACTTAA
- a CDS encoding DUF4262 domain-containing protein: MKKFTPESYSAEVIRNIRLHGFHLTYVPAEEEPSFCYSTGLFETAGIPELFISSLPPALSGELAHSYARRFKASSPPVGQRIEKEKTDPFDYYLINVELADLREYVLASIKYYEDRPFSYLQLVFPDIDMLFPHEQGYDYDQVILGDYSGIGYLKR; encoded by the coding sequence ATGAAAAAGTTCACACCAGAGTCATACTCGGCCGAAGTCATCCGCAACATTCGCCTGCATGGCTTCCATCTGACATACGTGCCTGCGGAAGAAGAACCGTCCTTTTGCTACAGCACAGGACTTTTTGAAACAGCTGGCATCCCTGAACTGTTTATCTCATCCCTACCGCCAGCACTCTCGGGAGAACTGGCTCACTCGTATGCGAGGCGGTTCAAGGCGTCCAGCCCACCGGTCGGCCAGCGCATCGAAAAAGAGAAAACGGACCCGTTCGATTACTATCTGATCAACGTCGAGCTGGCGGACCTACGTGAGTACGTGCTGGCATCGATCAAGTACTACGAAGATCGTCCCTTTTCCTACCTGCAACTCGTATTTCCGGATATTGACATGCTCTTTCCGCATGAACAGGGATATGATTACGACCAAGTGATCCTTGGTGACTACTCAGGGATAGGGTACTTGAAGCGATAA
- a CDS encoding ankyrin repeat domain-containing protein has product MVDKDSQEFAFRVAIDAGDIEGARKLLSERPDLPMRLSAERVWLLKDAAKESSPEMIRWLVQEVGEDLAKQDANDYTALNFAVLFGKLENARALLELGADADLGYPLFSVLSRHVEDPVAMATLLISYGADVNQLVIEEGMPPRNILTEAEDCENEEMIEFLRSQGAKLPVELMES; this is encoded by the coding sequence ATGGTTGACAAAGATTCGCAGGAATTCGCTTTCAGAGTCGCGATTGACGCCGGGGACATCGAAGGTGCTCGCAAGTTACTGAGTGAGCGGCCGGACTTACCGATGCGATTGTCCGCTGAGCGAGTTTGGTTGCTTAAGGATGCTGCCAAGGAATCGTCCCCTGAAATGATTCGCTGGCTCGTTCAGGAAGTTGGCGAAGATCTCGCGAAGCAGGATGCTAACGACTATACGGCTTTAAATTTTGCCGTATTGTTCGGCAAACTAGAGAATGCGCGGGCGCTGCTCGAACTCGGGGCCGACGCGGACCTGGGTTACCCATTGTTTAGTGTCCTCAGCCGTCACGTCGAAGATCCTGTGGCGATGGCCACTTTGCTGATCTCATATGGCGCTGATGTGAATCAGCTGGTTATTGAGGAAGGCATGCCTCCACGAAACATTTTGACTGAAGCCGAAGACTGCGAAAACGAGGAGATGATCGAGTTTCTGCGTTCTCAGGGCGCAAAGCTGCCTGTTGAACTCATGGAGTCCTGA